A genomic window from Salvia splendens isolate huo1 chromosome 11, SspV2, whole genome shotgun sequence includes:
- the LOC121754886 gene encoding uncharacterized protein LOC121754886 has protein sequence MSSHFMIWNAKGIANSRTQGTLKNMIDMYSVIFAAVIEPQTDPRPSFYSRRFGLQFGCANISRKIWIFAHRDWEIEVVDDSDQVLHVRVTAAIFPVPIHLSIVYAKCTRVGRYSLWDKLREISLLTDGSPWLVGGDFNTFLTEDERRGGTAERHGEMMDFADAIADCQLFDPGFDGPDFTWTRNGVWERCDEGW, from the exons ATGTCTAGCCACTTCATGATTTGGAATGCCAAGGGCATTGCAAATTCTCGCACCCAGGGCACTCTGAAGAACATGATTGATATGTACAGTGTGATATTTGCAGCTGTGATCGAGCCTCAGACCGATCCCCGACCTTCTTTTTACAGTAGGCGGTTTGGCCTTCAGTTTGGGTGTGCGAATATCAGCCGCAAGATTTGGATTTTTGCACATAGAGACTGGGAGATTGAGGTGGTCGACGACTCGGACCAGGTCCTGCATGTGAGAGTTACGGCCGCCATCTTTCCGGTTCCCATTCACCTCTCGATTGTGTATGCCAAGTGCACTAGGGTGGGCAGATATAGCTTGTGGGACAAGCTCAGAGAGATTTCCCTGTTGACAGATGGATCACCTTGGCTCGTTGGAGGTGACTTCAACACCTTCCTCACGGAGGATGAGCGACGGGGTGGCACAGCAGAGAGACACGGTGAGATGATGGATTTTGCAGATGCGATTGCAGATTGTCAGCTTTTTGATCCTGGCTTCGATGGTCCTGATTTTACTTGGACACGAAACGGGGTCTGGGAGAG ATGTGATGAGGGATggtga
- the LOC121754885 gene encoding uncharacterized protein LOC121754885 produces the protein MMDFADAIADCQLFDSGFDGPNFTWTRNGVWERLDRVLLGEHWTTVFAATRVTHLPRISSDHAPLLVRCQTSLQIPRPSFRFQNMWTRHHTFTEEIARAWEADTGFFGMINLQFKLNRVKGLLKRWNRDVFGNIFERLREAEGAVTLAQAAFDGDPTPTHRAELNRCIAEYVLRTRMEEDFWKQKAAIRWATEGERNSKFFHGWVRQKRVKSRIHVIQAGGQSLTSEEEIRQSAVGFFQQLLTSDIEQLGQPDLDILHNLPDSVDRQGLCVVPDSDEVRAAVFGISGDSASGPDGFSSLFFQHCWDIVGADVALLLPLVLAPNQSGFVKGRLLCDNVLLAKEMIHDIGRKILKRAPSPNLALKLDMAKAYDRVQWPFLLMVLERMGFPSGWVSMIRRCISSCWFLVLVNGSPAGFFQSTRGLRQGDPLSPSLFVLAADYLSRSLDRLVDSHPDMAYRAVRSSPTISHLSYADDIIIFTRAHREAVERLAHCLDHYSAVSGQMVNRGKSHFFLHPRFESWADTVAEVGGFQMGSFPFTYLGVPIYKGNLKADYLLDIRQKMVDRIHSWSHRHLSLGGRLALIKSTPMTIPLRSTSFRSWSPMGTG, from the coding sequence ATGATGGATTTTGCAGATGCGATTGCAGATTGTCAGCTTTTTGATTCTGGCTTCGATGGTCCTAATTTTACTTGGACACGAAACGGGGTCTGGGAGAGGTTGGATAGAGTTTTGCTTGGGGAGCATTGGACGACAGTTTTTGCAGCTACCCGGGTCACTCATCTGCCTAGGATCTCCTCAGATCACGCCCCCCTCCTGGTCAGGTGTCAGACCTCTTTACAGATTCCGAGGCCGTCTTTCaggtttcagaacatgtggACCCGGCATCATACTTTCACGGAGGAGATTGCCAGGGCATGGGAGGCAGACACGGGGTTCTTTGGTATGATTAATCTTCAGTTCAAGCTCAATCGAGTTAAAGGTCTCCTCAAGAGATGGAACAGAGACGTCTTCGGGAACATCTTTGAGAGGTTGAGAGAGGCAGAGGGGGCGGTCACCTTGGCCCAGGCGGCATTTGATGGGGATCCCACACCCACGCACAGGGCTGAGCTCAATAGGTGCATCGCAGAGTATGTCCTCCGCACTAGGATGGAAGAGGATTTTTGGAAGCAGAAAGCTGCCATTCGATGGGCGACAGAGGGCGAGCGGAATTCCAAGTTCTTTCATGGGTGGGTCCGACAGAAGAGGGTAAAGTCCAGGATTCACGTGATTCAGGCAGGCGGCCAAAGCCTCACCTCAGAGGAGGAGATCAGACAGTCGGCGGTTGGGTTCTTTCAGCAGCTCCTCACGTCAGACATCGAGCAGCTGGGACAGCCCGATCTTGACATCCTGCACAACTTGCCGGATTCAGTGGACCGCCAGGGTCTTTGCGTAGTGCCAGATTCAGATGAGGTCAGAGCAGCAGTTTTTGGCATCAGTGGAGACAGTGCTTCAGgtccggatggcttctcgtccCTGTTCTTCCAGCATTGTTGGGACATTGTGGGTGCAGATGTGGCGCTGCTGTTGCCTCTTGTGCTGGCGCCGAACCAGAGTGGTTTCGTGAAGGGTCGCTTGCTTTGTGATAATGTTCTTTTGGCTAAGGAGATGATTCATGACATCGGCAGGAAGATCCTCAAGAGGGCCCCATCGCCTAATCTAGCACTTAAGCTGGACATGGCAAAGGCTTATGATAGAGTGCAGTGGCCTTTTCTCCTCatggtgcttgagaggatgggattcccgtCGGGATGGGTGAGTATGATCAGACGGTGCATCTCCTCGTGCTGGTTCTTGGTTCTGGTGAATGGTTCCCCTGCGGGCTTCTTCCAGTCGACGCGGGGCCTTCGCCAGGGAGATCCTCTCTCCCCATCTCTCTTCGTTCTCGCAGCAGACTACCTGTCTAGGAGCTTGGACAGGCTGGTTGATTCCCATCCGGACATGGCGTACAGAGCTGTTAGATCATCGCCCACTATCTCCCACCTCTCCTATGccgacgacatcatcatcttcaccaGGGCGCATAGGGAGGCGGTTGAGAGACTCGCGCACTGCCTTGACCACTATTCGGCAGTGTCTGGTCAGATGGTGAACCGGGGAAAGAGTCACTTCTTCTTGCACCCGAGGTTTGAATCATGGGCAGATACGGTGGCGGAGGTCGGAGGCTTTCAGATGGGCTCGTTCCCTTTCACATACCTCGGGGTGCCTATCTATAAAGGTAACCTGAAGGCTGACTACCTCCTCGAcatccgacagaagatggttGACCGGATCCACAGCTGGTCCCACAGACACCTCTCTCTTGGGGGTCGTCttgctctgatcaagagcaccccGATGACTATCCCGctccgctccacatccttcagGTCATGGAGCCCTATGGGTACTGGTTGA